The proteins below come from a single Streptomyces sp. SCSIO 75703 genomic window:
- a CDS encoding SigB/SigF/SigG family RNA polymerase sigma factor, which translates to MQTAAGAKHPHDDAPDTADAFRRLAALPPGAERDALRDRVVAAWLPMAERLAGRFRDRGESIEDLRQVAALGLVKAVDRYDPGRGSAFESYAVPTVTGEIKRHFRDHLWTLHVPRRAQELRRQVRNALHDLAQSDAGRRPTVPELAEHTGLGEDDVRAGLEALENLTALSLDAGPPGTEDGSSLADALGAPDPALDTVVDREAVRDRLAALPERERAILYLRFFDDMTQSRIAERFGISQMHVSRLITRSCHRVRDQVLRDPAA; encoded by the coding sequence ATGCAGACCGCAGCGGGCGCGAAGCACCCGCACGACGACGCCCCCGACACCGCCGACGCCTTCCGCCGCCTGGCGGCCCTGCCTCCCGGAGCGGAACGGGACGCGCTCCGCGACCGCGTCGTGGCCGCCTGGCTCCCGATGGCCGAACGGCTCGCCGGACGCTTCCGCGACCGCGGCGAGAGCATCGAGGACCTCCGCCAGGTCGCCGCCCTCGGCCTGGTCAAGGCCGTCGACCGGTACGACCCCGGTCGCGGCAGCGCCTTCGAGAGCTACGCCGTGCCGACCGTCACCGGCGAGATCAAGCGCCACTTCCGCGACCACCTGTGGACCCTGCACGTACCGCGCCGCGCCCAGGAACTGCGCCGGCAGGTCCGCAACGCGCTCCACGACCTCGCCCAGAGCGACGCGGGCCGCCGGCCCACCGTCCCCGAACTGGCCGAGCACACCGGGCTCGGCGAGGACGACGTCCGCGCCGGGCTGGAGGCCCTGGAGAACCTCACCGCCCTCTCCCTGGACGCCGGGCCGCCCGGCACCGAGGACGGCTCCTCGCTCGCCGACGCCCTCGGCGCGCCCGACCCGGCGCTGGACACGGTCGTCGACCGCGAGGCCGTCCGGGACCGGCTGGCCGCCCTGCCGGAGCGCGAACGCGCCATCCTCTACCTGCGCTTCTTCGACGACATGACCCAGAGTCGCATCGCCGAGCGGTTCGGCATCTCCCAGATGCACGTCTCCCGCCTGATCACCCGCTCCTGCCACCGCGTCCGGGACCAGGTCCTCCGCGACCCGGCGGCCTGA
- a CDS encoding DUF2795 domain-containing protein, producing MQRGSDRLSVHRDDEMKHELQGLLRSGHPTRTEEWNDPEPAAEDDPDVVYGPVTPGRGPSYLEALRLELARNLTRGTFPAGPRELGRALRRGNAPDALVEGLRRLPHKARYDNVQELALALTESGRSGPPAPGAA from the coding sequence ATGCAGCGAGGCAGTGACCGGTTGAGCGTCCACCGCGACGACGAGATGAAGCACGAACTGCAGGGCCTGCTCCGGTCCGGGCACCCGACGCGCACCGAGGAGTGGAACGACCCGGAGCCGGCCGCCGAGGACGATCCCGACGTCGTGTACGGTCCCGTGACGCCGGGTCGCGGACCCTCGTACCTGGAGGCGCTCCGGCTCGAACTGGCCCGGAACCTGACCCGCGGCACCTTTCCCGCGGGCCCGCGGGAACTGGGCCGCGCCCTGCGCCGGGGCAACGCGCCCGACGCCCTCGTCGAGGGCCTGCGGCGGCTGCCGCACAAGGCCCGCTACGACAACGTGCAGGAACTGGCCCTGGCCCTGACCGAGAGCGGCCGGTCCGGACCTCCCGCGCCCGGCGCCGCGTAG
- a CDS encoding type 1 glutamine amidotransferase domain-containing protein — protein sequence MRIAFLTAPEGVEQVELTEPWQAARDAGHEPVLVSTRSGEIQAFDHLDKADTFPVDEVAGQTSADAFGALVLPGGVANPDFLRTDASAVSFVKGFFDRGRPVAAICHAPWTLIEADVVRGREMTSWPSLRTDLRNAGATWVDERVKVCDHGPNVLVTSRKPDDLDAFCATFLAEFAKTQAHV from the coding sequence ATGCGCATCGCTTTTCTGACCGCGCCCGAGGGCGTGGAGCAGGTCGAACTGACCGAGCCGTGGCAGGCGGCGAGGGACGCGGGGCACGAACCCGTGCTCGTCTCCACCCGCTCCGGCGAGATCCAGGCCTTCGACCACCTCGACAAGGCGGACACCTTCCCCGTGGACGAGGTGGCCGGGCAGACCTCCGCCGACGCGTTCGGCGCGCTGGTGCTGCCCGGCGGCGTCGCGAACCCGGACTTCCTGCGCACCGACGCGTCGGCGGTGTCGTTCGTGAAGGGGTTCTTCGACCGGGGCCGTCCGGTGGCCGCGATCTGTCACGCCCCCTGGACGCTGATCGAGGCGGACGTCGTCCGCGGCCGGGAGATGACGTCCTGGCCGAGCCTGCGCACCGACCTGCGCAACGCGGGCGCCACCTGGGTGGACGAACGGGTCAAGGTCTGCGACCACGGGCCGAACGTCCTCGTCACCAGCCGCAAGCCGGACGATCTCGACGCGTTCTGCGCGACCTTCCTCGCGGAGTTCGCCAAGACCCAGGCCCACGTCTGA
- a CDS encoding DUF6158 family protein, producing MNEHDTRDDTMTGVDPGRLDDQQLMKELENIHRTRHDTLLYGSDDALRTHNARMAQLEGEWLRRNPRRPVAAGRTREGARERRSGESAAPAAG from the coding sequence ATGAACGAACACGACACGCGGGACGACACCATGACCGGAGTGGACCCGGGGCGCCTGGACGACCAGCAGCTCATGAAGGAGCTGGAGAACATCCACCGCACGCGCCACGACACGCTGCTGTACGGGTCGGACGACGCGCTGCGGACCCACAACGCGCGCATGGCCCAGTTGGAGGGCGAGTGGCTGCGCCGCAATCCGCGCCGCCCGGTCGCCGCGGGCCGCACCCGCGAGGGCGCCCGCGAGCGCCGCTCCGGAGAGAGCGCCGCCCCCGCCGCCGGCTGA
- a CDS encoding Vms1/Ankzf1 family peptidyl-tRNA hydrolase produces the protein MDLAFLHPLYEHPGPWASVYADLSRHTEDTPHERELTAAALARELASQGADDATCDAVREALTELRHATDPHGRALFARAGQVILDPPLARPPRAGDAARWAPLPHVAPLLELAGEDPLCVVAYVDRRGADFELRSALGSRDAGGVSGRQWPLHRTSTVDWSERHFQLKVENTWEHNAAEVADALAACQEETGADLLILVGDDRERRSVHERLPKRLQDRIVETRRGSGSRLLDEEVERLRDDHVRERAREDLERFLAARSPDDDGRTGAAEGVPALVEAAREHRIDELLVIPDAPDTHREVWIGEDPDQLAVRRTELRTLGEQDAWSARADDALLRSAVMTGAPAISVVPALPHEAAHDVPVGGLGALLRWK, from the coding sequence ATGGATCTCGCGTTTCTGCACCCGCTCTACGAACATCCGGGGCCCTGGGCCTCCGTCTACGCCGATCTGTCCCGGCACACGGAGGACACCCCGCACGAGCGGGAGCTGACGGCCGCCGCGCTCGCCCGCGAACTGGCGTCGCAGGGGGCGGACGACGCGACCTGCGACGCCGTGCGGGAGGCGCTGACGGAGCTGCGCCACGCCACCGACCCGCACGGACGGGCACTGTTCGCGCGGGCCGGTCAGGTCATCCTCGACCCGCCGCTGGCCCGCCCCCCGCGCGCCGGGGACGCGGCGCGCTGGGCGCCGCTGCCGCACGTGGCCCCGCTGCTGGAGCTGGCCGGCGAGGACCCGCTGTGCGTGGTGGCCTACGTGGACCGCCGGGGCGCCGACTTCGAACTGCGCAGCGCGCTGGGCAGCCGGGACGCGGGCGGGGTGAGCGGCCGGCAGTGGCCGCTGCACCGCACCAGCACCGTCGACTGGTCCGAGCGGCACTTCCAGCTCAAGGTGGAGAACACCTGGGAGCACAACGCCGCCGAGGTCGCCGACGCGCTCGCCGCCTGCCAGGAGGAGACCGGCGCCGACCTGCTGATCCTGGTGGGCGACGACCGGGAGCGGCGCTCCGTGCACGAGCGGCTGCCCAAGCGGCTCCAGGACCGGATCGTGGAGACCCGGCGGGGCAGCGGCAGCCGGCTGCTCGACGAGGAGGTGGAGCGGCTGCGCGACGACCACGTGCGCGAACGGGCCCGGGAGGACCTGGAACGGTTCCTCGCCGCCCGCTCGCCGGACGACGACGGGCGCACCGGCGCGGCCGAGGGCGTGCCGGCGCTGGTGGAGGCGGCCCGGGAGCACCGGATCGACGAGCTGCTGGTCATCCCGGACGCGCCGGACACCCACCGCGAGGTGTGGATCGGCGAGGACCCGGACCAGCTCGCCGTGCGCCGTACGGAGCTGCGGACGCTCGGCGAACAGGACGCCTGGTCGGCCCGCGCGGACGACGCGCTGCTGCGCTCGGCGGTGATGACGGGCGCACCGGCGATCTCCGTGGTGCCCGCGCTGCCGCACGAGGCGGCGCACGACGTCCCGGTCGGCGGCCTCGGCGCCCTGCTCCGCTGGAAGTAG